In a single window of the Candidatus Eisenbacteria bacterium genome:
- a CDS encoding serine/threonine protein kinase, whose protein sequence is MPLPVGMKLGPYEIVGLLGAGGMGEVYRARDPRLGRDVAIKVLPSALTGDPERLARFDREARLLAAMSHPGIAGIHGIEDGSGARGLVM, encoded by the coding sequence ATGCCGCTCCCCGTTGGGATGAAGCTCGGCCCATACGAGATCGTCGGTCTGCTCGGCGCAGGCGGAATGGGCGAGGTGTATCGCGCACGCGATCCGCGCCTCGGCCGCGACGTGGCGATCAAGGTTCTGCCGAGCGCTCTGACCGGGGATCCGGAGCGTCTTGCGCGCTTCGATCGCGAGGCCCGCCTCCTGGCGGCGATGAGTCATCCCGGGATCGCGGGCATTCACGGCATCGAAGACGGCAGCGGCGCGCGCGGACTGGTGATG
- a CDS encoding GNAT family N-acetyltransferase, with protein sequence MGRAPSARLLRAIEAMGIRTTQAHWNLVPPELAKRLKPRTAHVADAFLTALPGSDALRMNRVIGLGHLGKASEAVVDEIIRRYQDARVKRFSVLLGPGPQVDDVAGWLSSRGFAKKPGLMLLVREGRKSAPREKAPLKVQRATAVDLETILAIHAQCFGMPPSRRSWNMAAAASRHQEHYLAFAGSKAIGVGTLQIHGDLAWLGGGGTLRRWRRHGAHRALILARLRRAASRGCRWVWVETAAPVRGRPDGSRRNLLRAGFEQVFAKPLFVWERG encoded by the coding sequence ATGGGACGCGCACCATCCGCCCGGCTGCTCCGGGCCATCGAGGCGATGGGGATCCGGACGACCCAGGCTCACTGGAATCTCGTCCCGCCTGAGCTGGCGAAGCGGCTGAAGCCTCGCACCGCGCACGTCGCCGACGCCTTCCTCACCGCGCTGCCCGGCAGCGACGCGCTGCGCATGAACCGCGTCATCGGACTCGGCCATCTCGGCAAGGCCAGCGAGGCGGTCGTCGACGAGATCATCCGTCGCTACCAGGATGCCCGGGTGAAGCGCTTCAGCGTGCTGCTCGGTCCTGGCCCCCAGGTGGACGACGTGGCCGGCTGGCTCTCGTCTCGCGGCTTCGCGAAGAAGCCGGGATTGATGCTGCTGGTGCGCGAGGGACGAAAATCGGCGCCGCGCGAGAAAGCGCCGCTGAAAGTTCAACGGGCAACCGCCGTGGACCTCGAGACCATCCTGGCCATTCACGCCCAGTGCTTCGGGATGCCTCCCAGCCGCAGGAGCTGGAACATGGCGGCCGCCGCCTCCCGGCATCAGGAGCACTACCTGGCCTTCGCGGGCTCCAAGGCGATCGGCGTCGGGACGTTGCAGATCCATGGCGACCTCGCGTGGCTCGGCGGAGGCGGGACCTTGAGGCGCTGGCGCCGACACGGCGCGCATCGAGCGCTGATCCTCGCCCGCCTGCGGCGCGCGGCGAGCCGAGGCTGCCGCTGGGTGTGGGTCGAGACCGCGGCTCCGGTGCGCGGGCGACCGGATGGCTCGCGTCGCAATCTGCTTCGCGCCGGATTCGAGCAGGTCTTCGCGAAGCCCCTGTTCGTCTGGGAGCGCGGTTGA
- a CDS encoding protein kinase, with the protein MALAAGSRIAHYEVLAALGAGGMGEVYRARDTRLDRTVALKSLPAAFATDPERLARFEREAKLLASLAHPNIAAIFGLEESRGAPYLVLEFVDGESLSQCLARGPLSARETIDIGVQIAQAIEAAHERGIVHRDLKPGNVMISAAGKVKVLDFGLAKGGAADATSEPNFSVTPTVALSATGDGIILGTAPYMSPEQARGRGVDRRADVWAFGCILYECLTGRQTFAGETVSDVIARILERDPDWSAMPSSTPARLRELVVRCLTKEMAARPRDIGDLRLELVAIGQEMSGSGISSSGIRAATAPSLAVLYFENLASDKESEYFCAGITEDILTDLSKIKGLKVASRNAVARYRGASVDIPKVASELGVQAVLEGSVRRAGDRVRISAQLINAADGFHLWAERYDRTLQDVFAVQEEIASSIAEALRVALSPAESENLVKDRPNDVRAYDLYLKGRAAYSSYNAKSLREALELFKQATAIEPTYALAWAGIADCYGQMNQWGGAEKGWDIHQLGVEAANRAVELNPRLPEAYKAQALVLRFADQRDAARVALLKALELNPRFTPALLNLAVDAYALSDVAGAERFVRRAIECDPQEMFAQGWLCVILTQTNRGDEAITVAKRQSTLTDSPFYISWSYANRAWIALTRHDSAAAEGVLAEARGAGVPASRLTPFEALIAARAGDIERAARLLPANADSQPDMGAIALVILAATAIRLGEHDRAIQFMNRPLIADLAPTLARLDPELHPLLDRPPLAPRRLDGALVWPLEAPMIDAACHALFREVRIESGLPPASAPSTGR; encoded by the coding sequence GTGGCTCTAGCGGCCGGCTCGCGCATCGCCCATTACGAGGTCCTCGCGGCGCTCGGCGCGGGCGGGATGGGCGAGGTCTACCGCGCCCGGGATACGCGCCTCGATCGCACCGTCGCGCTGAAGTCGCTCCCCGCGGCTTTCGCAACCGATCCCGAGCGGCTCGCGCGCTTCGAGCGCGAGGCCAAGCTGCTGGCCTCTCTCGCCCATCCCAACATCGCTGCCATCTTCGGGCTCGAGGAGTCTCGAGGCGCGCCTTACCTGGTGCTGGAGTTCGTGGATGGCGAGTCGCTGAGTCAGTGTCTCGCGCGTGGCCCGCTCTCGGCCCGCGAGACGATCGATATCGGGGTGCAGATCGCGCAGGCGATCGAAGCCGCCCACGAGCGCGGCATCGTCCACCGCGACCTGAAGCCTGGGAACGTGATGATCAGCGCCGCGGGCAAGGTGAAGGTGCTGGACTTCGGGCTCGCCAAGGGCGGAGCGGCCGACGCCACGTCCGAGCCGAATTTCTCGGTGACGCCCACCGTGGCGCTGTCGGCCACGGGCGATGGGATCATTCTCGGCACCGCCCCCTACATGAGCCCCGAGCAGGCCCGCGGCCGCGGCGTGGATCGACGCGCCGACGTGTGGGCCTTCGGCTGCATTCTCTACGAGTGCCTCACCGGCCGGCAGACGTTCGCGGGCGAGACCGTGTCCGACGTCATCGCGCGCATTCTCGAGCGGGACCCCGACTGGAGCGCGATGCCTTCCTCCACACCCGCACGGCTTCGGGAGCTGGTGGTCCGCTGCCTCACCAAGGAGATGGCGGCGCGTCCTCGCGACATCGGAGACCTGCGGCTCGAGCTGGTCGCGATCGGGCAGGAGATGAGCGGCTCTGGAATCTCATCGAGCGGCATTCGCGCCGCGACGGCGCCGTCGCTCGCCGTGCTCTACTTCGAGAACCTGGCGAGCGACAAGGAGAGCGAGTACTTCTGCGCCGGCATCACCGAGGACATCCTCACCGATCTCTCCAAGATCAAGGGCCTGAAGGTCGCCTCGCGCAACGCGGTCGCACGCTATCGCGGCGCCTCGGTCGACATCCCCAAGGTCGCCTCCGAGCTGGGCGTCCAAGCCGTGCTGGAGGGCAGCGTGCGCCGCGCCGGAGACCGGGTGCGCATCTCGGCCCAGCTCATCAACGCCGCCGACGGCTTCCATCTCTGGGCCGAGCGCTACGACCGAACGCTCCAGGACGTGTTCGCGGTGCAGGAAGAGATCGCCTCGTCGATCGCCGAGGCGCTGCGCGTCGCGCTGAGTCCGGCCGAGTCCGAGAACCTGGTGAAGGACCGGCCCAACGACGTGCGCGCGTACGATCTCTACCTCAAGGGTCGCGCGGCTTACTCGAGCTACAACGCCAAGTCGCTGCGCGAAGCACTCGAGCTCTTCAAGCAGGCCACCGCCATCGAGCCCACCTACGCCCTGGCCTGGGCGGGGATCGCCGACTGCTACGGACAGATGAATCAGTGGGGGGGCGCGGAGAAAGGCTGGGACATCCACCAGCTCGGTGTGGAGGCTGCGAACCGCGCGGTCGAGCTCAACCCGCGGCTTCCGGAGGCCTACAAAGCGCAGGCGCTGGTGCTGCGCTTCGCCGACCAGCGTGACGCCGCGCGGGTTGCTCTGCTCAAGGCGTTGGAGTTGAACCCGCGCTTCACGCCGGCGCTCCTCAACCTGGCCGTGGATGCGTATGCCCTGAGTGACGTGGCGGGAGCGGAGCGCTTCGTGCGCCGCGCCATCGAATGCGACCCACAGGAGATGTTCGCTCAGGGCTGGCTCTGCGTCATCCTGACCCAGACCAACCGGGGGGACGAGGCCATCACCGTCGCCAAGCGTCAGAGCACGCTCACCGACTCTCCCTTCTACATCTCGTGGTCGTATGCCAACCGTGCCTGGATCGCGCTCACTCGTCACGACTCCGCGGCCGCGGAGGGGGTGCTGGCGGAGGCGCGTGGCGCGGGCGTTCCTGCGAGCCGCCTGACCCCGTTCGAAGCGCTGATCGCCGCCCGCGCCGGCGACATCGAAAGGGCGGCCCGGCTTCTGCCGGCCAACGCCGACAGTCAGCCCGACATGGGAGCGATCGCGCTCGTGATACTGGCGGCAACGGCCATCCGCCTCGGCGAGCACGATCGGGCGATCCAGTTCATGAACCGGCCGCTGATCGCGGATCTGGCGCCGACGCTGGCGCGTCTCGATCCCGAGCTGCATCCACTGCTCGACCGCCCGCCGTTAGCGCCACGCAGACTCGACGGCGCCCTGGTCTGGCCGCTCGAGGCGCCGATGATCGATGCCGCTTGCCACGCCTTGTTCCGCGAAGTACGGATCGAGTCCGGTCTGCCGCCCGCCAGCGCGCCCAGCACGGGACGCTGA
- a CDS encoding serine hydrolase domain-containing protein, producing the protein MEIAITILSVLSVVLIALALFILVTPWVVAPIKALIRRDPGGAFVPRSEVVRTRFFGILYGVLGLAILIAYQPQPFKKRQGFVPVIAAGTPSTQQRVTERVAPRVLSGDVLGIVVGVVDASGRQVFGFGQRRLGAAPPDGQTVFEIGEVSRTFTALLLARMVESGQIQLDQPLRDLLPDSVSVPTVSDKTITVGQLAADVSGLPPRPDNLGRSPLEWFPPFNDPYRGYTEKQLHGFLSAYDLERAPGERIEASTLGMGLLAHALARAERIRYDNLLHGEICQRLAMLDTRVGPSREARNRTAQGYVVGRWGYRDWRLASPARSWSYRALTGAGGIWSTTNDLLTFVQAHLGLEASELASAMEETRRPRYRGRGLDAVGMGWSVKLGSSAAPAVVWCRGTTGGMRSFIAMDEARRVGVVVLANTAHDIDALGFDLLRSLP; encoded by the coding sequence ATGGAGATCGCGATCACAATCCTGAGTGTTCTGAGCGTGGTCCTGATCGCGCTCGCGCTCTTCATCCTCGTCACCCCGTGGGTGGTGGCGCCGATCAAGGCGCTGATTCGCCGCGACCCAGGGGGCGCCTTCGTTCCGCGCTCGGAGGTGGTGCGCACCCGCTTCTTCGGGATCCTCTACGGCGTCCTCGGGCTCGCCATCCTCATCGCGTATCAGCCGCAGCCGTTCAAGAAGCGCCAGGGATTCGTGCCCGTCATCGCCGCCGGAACCCCGAGCACGCAGCAGCGGGTGACCGAGCGGGTGGCGCCCCGCGTGCTGTCGGGCGACGTCCTGGGAATCGTGGTCGGCGTCGTGGACGCTTCCGGCCGCCAGGTGTTCGGCTTCGGCCAGCGCCGGCTGGGCGCGGCGCCGCCCGACGGGCAGACGGTGTTCGAGATCGGAGAGGTCAGCCGCACCTTCACGGCTCTGCTGCTGGCGCGCATGGTCGAGAGCGGTCAAATCCAGCTCGATCAGCCGCTTCGCGACCTGCTCCCCGATTCGGTCAGCGTGCCGACCGTGTCCGACAAGACGATCACCGTCGGCCAGCTGGCGGCCGACGTTTCGGGACTTCCGCCTCGTCCGGACAATCTCGGTCGCTCACCGCTCGAGTGGTTCCCTCCGTTCAACGACCCCTATCGGGGGTACACGGAGAAGCAGCTCCATGGCTTCCTTTCGGCATACGACCTGGAGCGAGCACCAGGGGAGCGGATCGAGGCATCGACGCTCGGCATGGGTCTCCTGGCGCACGCACTGGCGCGCGCCGAGCGGATTCGCTACGACAACCTGCTCCACGGTGAGATCTGCCAGCGGCTCGCGATGCTCGACACGCGCGTCGGTCCCAGTCGAGAGGCCCGGAACCGCACCGCGCAGGGCTATGTGGTCGGACGCTGGGGCTACCGCGACTGGCGGCTGGCTTCTCCGGCGCGGTCGTGGAGCTACCGAGCGCTCACCGGCGCGGGAGGAATCTGGTCGACCACCAACGACCTGCTGACGTTCGTGCAGGCGCACCTCGGGCTCGAAGCCAGCGAGCTCGCCTCGGCGATGGAGGAGACGCGCCGGCCGCGCTACCGCGGGCGGGGGCTGGATGCGGTGGGAATGGGATGGTCGGTGAAGCTCGGAAGCTCCGCGGCGCCCGCCGTCGTCTGGTGTCGTGGGACGACGGGAGGGATGCGAAGCTTCATCGCCATGGATGAAGCGCGCCGCGTCGGAGTGGTCGTGCTCGCCAACACCGCCCACGACATCGACGCGCTGGGCTTCGACCTGTTGCGCTCGCTGCCCTGA